The following proteins are co-located in the Solea senegalensis isolate Sse05_10M linkage group LG12, IFAPA_SoseM_1, whole genome shotgun sequence genome:
- the LOC122778716 gene encoding zinc finger protein 660-like codes for MSSLQCFRDLITERLTVAAEEIFRHVERTVVEYEEELDRQRKLLEIFCKPRVNLQRIELPQQHVCKEEEVLTEQQFWNQERNSSLDQEEPESVQIKEEQDTLMLTPENEVHMKWGPVIKLQSTELPQQHVPKEEEVLTEQQLWNQGRNSSLDQEEPEILQIKVEQEEICTSHEGEQLEVKQEADTLLFTPVKEESDHMKSEPDSDHQLPSHSSPAAQSHDQTGSHHVDSSNSHAESKPCSTKVENCDTSKIESETYTGKKAFKCDTCGKRFVSKSRLIVHMKVHTAEKPFSCTTCGECFISRKDLIVHERIHYGERPYSCKTCGKRFMRRNNLIIHERIHSAENPYFCRTCGRSFGRSSDLIRHERIHTDERSHSCKICGKCFGQRSAVIVHERIHSGEKPYSCRTCGKCFSRRPNLTVHERIHSGERPYSCKTCGKSFMRRPDLVIHERIHSGEKPYSCKTCGKGFNQRRSFVEHEITHTGEKPYSCKTCGKRFMRRTDLVTHERIHSGEKPYSCKTCGKRFNQKRSLVEHEMSHTGEKPYSCKTCGKCYSRKMRLTVHERTHSGKKP; via the exons ATGTcttcacttcagtgtttcagAGATTTAATCACCGAACGACTAACTGTTGCTGCTGAAGAAATATTCAGACACGTCGAAAGAACCGTCGTAGAGTACGAGGAAGAGTTGGATCGTCAGCGCAAACTGTTGGAGATCTTTTGCAAACCTCGAGTAAATTTACAGCGAATAG agcttccacagcagcatgtctgtaaagaggaggaggttctcactgagcagcagttctggaaccaggagaggaactccagtctggaccaagaggaaccagagtcaGTACAGATTAAAGAGGAGCAGGACACATTAATGTTGACTCCTGAAAATGAAGTCCATATGAAGTGGGGCCCTGTAATAAAGTTACAGAGTACAG agcttccacagcagcatgtccctaaagaggaggaggttctcactgagcagcagctctggaacCAGGGgaggaactccagtctggaccaagaggaaccagagaTACTACAGATTAAAGTGGAGCAGGAGGAAATCTGCACCAGTCATGAGGGAGAGCAGCTTGAAGTGAAGCAGGAGGCAGATACATTATTGTTCACTCCTGTTAAAGaggaaagtgaccacatgaAATCAGAACCAGACAGTGACCACCAGCTCCCCTCTCACAgctctcctgcagctcagagtcacgatcagacaggaagtcaccaTGTTGACTCTTCTAATAGTCATGCAGAGTCAAAGCCATGCAGTACCAAAGTAGAAAACTGTGACACATCAAAGATAGAGTCTGAAACTTACACAGgtaaaaaggcttttaaatgtgacacttgTGGAAAAAGGTTTGTTTCTAAGTCTCGACTGATTGTACATATGAAAGTCCACACAGCAGAGAAACCCTTTTCTTGCACAACATGTGGAGAGTGTTTTATTTCGCGTAAGGACTTGATAGTCCATGAAAGAATTCACTACGGTGAAAGGCcatattcctgtaaaacatgtggaaagcgTTTTATGCGAAGGAATAATTTGATAATCcatgaaagaattcactctGCTGAGAATCCATATTTCTGTAGAACATGTGGAAGGAGTTTTGGTCGAAGTTCGGATTTGATAAGACATGAAAGAATCCACACAGATGAGAGGTCACATTCCTGTAAAatatgtggaaagtgttttggtCAAAGGTCGGCTGTGATAGTCcatgaaagaattcactctGGTGAAAAGCCTTATTCCTGTAGaacatgtggaaagtgtttttcaCGAAGGCCTAATTTGACAGTCcatgaaagaattcactctGGTGAGAGGCCATATTCCTGTAAAACGTGTGGAAAGAGTTTTATGCGAAGGCCTGATTTGGTAATCcatgaaagaattcactctGGTGAGAAGCCctattcctgtaaaacatgtggaaagggTTTTAATCAAAGGCGGAGTTTCGTAGAACATGAAATAACTCACACTGGTGAGAAGCCctattcctgtaaaacatgtggaaagcgTTTTATGCGAAGGACTGATTTGGTAACCcatgaaagaattcactctGGTGAGAAACCctattcctgtaaaacatgtggaaagcgTTTTAATCAAAAGCGGAGTTTGGTAGAACATGAAATGTCTCACACTGGTGAGAAGCCctattcctgtaaaacatgtggaaagtgttaTAGTCGAAAGATGCGTTTGACAGTCCATGAAAGAACTCACTCAGGCAAGAAGCCATAA
- the LOC122778717 gene encoding zinc finger protein OZF-like, with protein MLTPENEESDHMEPGRNEEDVDLQHRLHMKWGPVIKLQRTELPQLHVCQEEEVLTEQQHQQQRNQERNSSLDQEEPELLQSKEEQETICTSREGEQLEVKQEADTLLLTPDNEESDHMEPEPDSDHQLLSHSSPVAQSQDQTGSHHVDSLSNGSERRNRNKVEKCDTSKIESETHRGKKSFKCDTCGKSFVSKSRLIIHMKVHKGEKPFSCTTCGKCFISSKDLIVHERIHSGERPYSCKTCGRSFGRSSHLIRHERIHTDERPHSCKICGKCFIQSSNLIVHERIHSGEKPYSCKICGKCFIQRGNLVEHERTHTGEKPHSCKTCGRTFCQSSDLMRHERIHTDERPHFCKICGKGFMQRSHLIVHERIHSGEKPHSCKTCGKCFSQRGSLVEHQRTHTGEKPHSCKICGKGFIQSSHLIVHQRIHSGEKPYSCKICGKGFIQKGNLVEHERTHTGEKPHFCKTCGRTFRQSSDLKRHEKIHTDKRPHSCKICGKGSVKRWGLVVHERAHTGEKPFSCKTCGKCYNRKASLTVHERTHTGKKP; from the exons ATGTTGACTCCTGAAAATGAGGAAAGTGACCACATGGAACCAGGAAGAAATGAGGAAGATGTGGATCTTCAGCACAGACTCCATATGAAGTGGGGCCCTGTAATAAAGTTACAGAGGACAG AGCTTCCACAACTGCATGTCTGTCAAGAGgaggaggttctcactgagcagcagcatcagcagcagcgtaaccaggagaggaactccagtctggaccaagaggaaccagagtTGCTACAGAgtaaagaggagcaggagacgATCTGCACCAGTCGTGAGGGAGAACAGCTTGAAGTGAAGCAGGAGGCTGATACATTATTGTTGACTCCTGATAATGAGGAAAGTGACCAcatggaaccagaaccagacagtgaccaccagctcctctctcaCAGCTCTCCTGTAGCTCAGAGTCaagatcagacaggaagtcaccaTGTTGACTCTTTGTCTAATGGAAGTGAGAGACGTAACAGGAACAAAGTAGAGAAATGTGACACATCAAAGATTgagtctgaaacacacagaggtaaaaagtcttttaaatgtgacacttgTGGCAAAAGTTTTGTTTCTAAGTCTAGACTGATTATACATATGAAAGTCCACAAAGGAGAGAAACCTTTTTCATGCACAACTtgtggaaaatgttttatttcaagtaaGGACTTGATAGTCcatgaaagaattcactctGGTGAAAGGCcatattcctgtaaaacatgtggaaggAGTTTTGGTCGAAGTTCTCATTTGATAAGACATGAAAGAATTCACACAGATGAGAGGCCACATTCCTGTAAAatatgtggaaagtgttttattcaaAGCTCAAATTTGATAGTCcatgaaagaattcactctggtgaaaagccatattcctgtaaaatatgtggaaagtgttttattcaGAGGGGGAATTTGGTAGAACATGAAAGAACTCACACTGGTGAGAAGCCAcattcctgtaaaacatgtggaaggactttttgtcaaagttcAGATTTGATGAGACATGAAAGAATTCACACAGATGAGAGGccacatttttgtaaaatatgtggAAAGGGTTTTATGCAAAGGTCCCATTTGATAGTCcatgaaagaattcactctGGCGAGAAGCCAcattcctgtaaaacatgtggaaagtgttttagtCAGAGGGGGAGTTTGGTAGAACATCAAAGAACTCACACTGGCGAGAAGCCACATTCTTGTAAAATTTGTGGTAAGGGTTTTATTCAAAGCTCGCATTTGATAGTCCATCAAAGAATTCACTCTGGTGAAAAGCCATATTCCTGTAAAATATGTGGAAAGGGTTTTATTCAGAAGGGGAATTTGGTAGAACATGAAAGAACTCACACTGGTGAGAAGCCACAtttctgtaaaacatgtggaaggACTTTTCGTCAAAGTTCGGATTTGAAAAGACATGAAAAAATTCACACAGATAAGAGGCCGCATTCCTGTAAAATATGTGGTAAGGGTTCTGTTAAGAGGTGGGGTTTGGTAGTACATGAAAGAGCGCACACCGGTGAGAAGCCAttttcctgtaaaacatgtggaaagtgttaTAATCGAAAGGCGAGTTTGACAGTCCatgaaagaacacacacaggcaagaAGCCATAA